A region of Pirellulales bacterium DNA encodes the following proteins:
- a CDS encoding putative molybdenum carrier protein: protein MSLSVIKLVSGGQSGADRAALDVAIDLSIAHGGWVPQGRWAEDGVLAACYQMRETDSPQVPLRTEWNVRDTDATLIFSHGEPTGGTALTARLAASYQKPALYVDLATSDETVAARSITAWLTEIRPAILNVAGPRASNDPLIYDAVSRILRRVFEREQG from the coding sequence ATGTCTCTATCGGTCATTAAGCTCGTCTCCGGCGGACAATCGGGGGCCGATCGCGCCGCACTCGACGTAGCCATCGACCTAAGCATCGCCCATGGTGGCTGGGTACCCCAGGGTCGCTGGGCCGAAGATGGCGTGCTCGCAGCCTGCTATCAGATGCGTGAAACCGATTCGCCGCAGGTCCCCCTCCGCACCGAGTGGAATGTCCGTGACACCGACGCCACGCTGATCTTCTCTCACGGCGAACCGACCGGTGGAACGGCGTTAACGGCTCGATTGGCCGCGAGTTACCAGAAGCCGGCTTTGTACGTCGACCTGGCGACGAGTGACGAAACGGTTGCGGCCCGCTCGATCACTGCCTGGCTCACCGAGATTCGTCCGGCAATCCTGAATGTCGCCGGACCACGAGCCTCGAACGACCCGTTGATTTACGACGCGGTTTCCAGAATCCTGCGCCGCGTCTTCGAACGCGAGCAGGGCTAA
- a CDS encoding adenine phosphoribosyltransferase, which translates to MTAAIQLKEYIRSIPDFPKPGIMFRDITPLLGAAEALRESIRQLADHYRGRPIDVVAAAEARGFIFAAPLAIELGVGFVPVRKPGKLPFTTHAFHYELEYGTDTLEIHSDGIAQGQRVLLVDDLLATGGTIEACCRLIEQAGGHVAGCAFLIELLDLHGAERIKEFEIFSLLKY; encoded by the coding sequence ATGACAGCCGCGATCCAACTGAAGGAATACATTCGTTCGATCCCCGATTTTCCCAAGCCCGGGATCATGTTTCGCGATATCACGCCGCTGTTGGGCGCGGCCGAAGCGCTGCGTGAATCGATTCGCCAATTGGCCGACCATTATCGTGGTCGCCCGATCGACGTCGTGGCCGCGGCCGAGGCGCGGGGCTTCATCTTCGCCGCGCCGCTGGCTATCGAGCTGGGCGTGGGATTCGTGCCGGTTCGCAAACCTGGCAAGCTCCCTTTTACGACCCACGCTTTCCATTACGAGCTGGAATACGGCACCGATACGCTCGAGATCCATAGCGACGGAATTGCCCAAGGGCAACGCGTGCTATTGGTCGACGATCTGCTGGCCACCGGCGGCACGATCGAGGCCTGCTGCCGTTTGATCGAACAGGCTGGCGGCCACGTGGCTGGCTGCGCCTTCCTGATCGAATTGCTCGACTTACACGGCGCCGAGCGGATCAAGGAATTCGAGATCTTCAGCCTGCTCAAGTACTAA
- a CDS encoding thioredoxin family protein — translation MRLHLRGMLLIATIVWSATASADPAGLRWVRNLDDAKGLATAEHKDLLVVFTGLEWCGACIDLDREVLSRPEFAATEKHFVLVDIDLPSNREELGELLHKYKSWMKQFFIHGFPTIMLADATARPYAYFTGYDDETDFTTFIKRLDNARQSRESRDVHLAAAGSVTGGERAKELNAAIACIADRMETLDDREDDDPILVFYQDEITEIRNLDADGVLGLRELYDARVEARDEHRGGRTDLAELDQFNTKEDCPAAIAYIDKALLETTDPLRRYRLEERRYGYLDWDEQYEAALESIHRQQENPSCPQEDRNRLFRNEAIDLSRLKRLDAAIAVYDRQIAAAKSPADKSYFLGWKMNMLLGEGRHEETIATCRTALAVAKPNTKKFADAAGFLAWELNDAGRIAEAIEAYRQENDYWCQYGESYCLTAIAKLQHKSGDDAGALRTLTEAEALIPRSADRPAKQKSIDRMRADLEKARELISDESVIREK, via the coding sequence ATGCGACTTCATCTTCGCGGGATGCTGCTCATCGCCACGATCGTCTGGTCTGCGACCGCCTCGGCCGACCCCGCCGGGTTGCGGTGGGTGAGAAACCTCGACGACGCCAAGGGACTGGCCACAGCGGAGCACAAGGATTTGCTTGTCGTTTTTACGGGCCTGGAATGGTGTGGCGCTTGCATCGACCTCGATCGAGAGGTTCTCAGCCGGCCGGAGTTCGCCGCGACCGAAAAGCATTTCGTGCTCGTCGATATTGACTTGCCGAGCAATCGCGAGGAACTGGGCGAACTGCTTCACAAGTACAAATCGTGGATGAAGCAATTTTTCATTCACGGCTTTCCGACGATCATGCTTGCCGACGCGACGGCCCGGCCTTATGCCTACTTCACCGGCTATGACGACGAGACCGACTTCACGACATTCATTAAGCGGCTCGACAACGCGCGACAATCACGCGAATCTCGTGACGTGCATCTGGCGGCCGCGGGCAGCGTGACGGGCGGAGAGCGTGCCAAGGAATTAAACGCCGCGATCGCTTGTATCGCCGACCGCATGGAAACACTTGACGATCGCGAGGACGATGACCCAATTCTGGTTTTCTACCAGGACGAAATTACCGAAATCCGTAATTTGGATGCCGACGGCGTGCTCGGCCTGCGCGAGCTTTACGACGCGCGCGTCGAGGCACGCGACGAGCATCGCGGCGGCCGCACGGACCTCGCGGAGTTGGATCAGTTCAACACGAAGGAAGACTGCCCGGCGGCAATCGCGTACATCGATAAGGCCCTACTGGAAACGACCGACCCCCTCAGGCGTTACCGTCTGGAAGAACGGCGCTATGGTTATCTGGACTGGGACGAACAGTACGAAGCGGCGCTGGAAAGCATTCATCGGCAGCAAGAGAATCCGAGCTGTCCCCAGGAAGATCGTAATCGCTTGTTTCGCAATGAAGCCATCGACCTTTCGCGATTGAAGCGTCTCGACGCGGCGATCGCCGTTTACGATCGACAGATTGCCGCGGCCAAGAGCCCTGCCGACAAGAGCTACTTTCTCGGCTGGAAGATGAACATGTTGCTGGGAGAAGGCCGGCACGAGGAAACAATTGCGACTTGTCGCACCGCGCTAGCCGTGGCAAAGCCGAACACGAAGAAATTCGCGGACGCGGCAGGCTTCCTGGCCTGGGAGCTAAACGATGCCGGCCGGATCGCCGAAGCCATCGAGGCCTATCGCCAGGAAAACGATTATTGGTGTCAATACGGAGAGTCTTATTGCCTGACGGCGATCGCAAAACTTCAACACAAAAGCGGCGACGACGCTGGCGCGCTGCGAACTCTCACCGAGGCCGAAGCACTGATTCCGCGATCCGCCGACCGGCCGGCAAAGCAAAAGAGCATCGATCGCATGCGCGCTGACTTGGAGAAGGCGCGAGAACTGATCAGCGACGAAAGCGTAATTCGCGAAAAATAG
- the purQ gene encoding phosphoribosylformylglycinamidine synthase I: protein MAQPRALILRAPGTNCDVETAHAFERAGAAPKTLHVNRSLENPRVLDEFQILCIPGGFSYGDDVAAGRIFGNQIRHHLGEQLHAFREQGKLVLGICNGFQVLLRSGILFDDLGTAEAPPATLDWNDSGKFEDRWVRLQVASGPCVFFQGITSMYLPVAHAEGKFVLRDQQVLKKLESRGQIVLRYATKNAPHVATESYPENPNGSTVGIAGVCDATGRVCGFMPHPERHIDRTQHPRWTRGEGSDEGDGLRVFRNAVEYFR from the coding sequence ATGGCTCAACCTCGTGCCTTGATTTTGCGTGCCCCCGGCACCAACTGCGACGTCGAAACGGCGCACGCTTTCGAGCGCGCAGGCGCCGCGCCGAAGACGCTACATGTGAATCGTTCGCTGGAGAATCCGCGGGTACTGGACGAGTTCCAAATCCTCTGCATCCCCGGAGGATTTAGCTACGGCGACGACGTCGCGGCCGGACGCATCTTCGGCAATCAAATCCGTCATCACCTGGGCGAGCAACTGCACGCTTTCCGCGAACAAGGAAAGCTCGTCCTGGGAATCTGCAACGGATTCCAGGTCTTGCTGCGGTCGGGCATCTTGTTCGACGATCTCGGCACCGCCGAAGCCCCCCCCGCCACGCTCGACTGGAACGATTCAGGCAAGTTCGAAGATCGCTGGGTGCGATTGCAAGTTGCCAGCGGACCATGCGTGTTCTTCCAAGGCATCACGTCCATGTATCTGCCCGTCGCACATGCCGAAGGAAAGTTTGTCCTGCGCGACCAACAGGTATTGAAGAAGCTTGAATCGCGCGGCCAGATCGTGCTGCGCTACGCGACGAAAAACGCGCCACACGTCGCTACCGAGAGTTATCCGGAAAACCCGAATGGGTCGACGGTCGGCATCGCGGGCGTCTGCGATGCCACGGGCCGTGTCTGTGGCTTTATGCCGCATCCCGAGCGGCACATCGATCGCACGCAGCACCCGCGCTGGACACGCGGCGAAGGCTCCGACGAAGGAGACGGCTTGCGCGTCTTCCGCAACGCCGTGGAATATTTCCGCTAA
- the rsmG gene encoding 16S rRNA (guanine(527)-N(7))-methyltransferase RsmG: MTDEPSSTFPNDTLAAALARHSLELPAEQAAQVDRYCRLVWDWNEKLNLTRHTDYEKFVARDLVDTLEFSKLLQAGDRVLDVGTGGGVPGIVLAIIRPDVHVTLSESIGKKARAVEEIVQVLALPTVVHHGRAEELLARAKFQALLVRAVAPLVKLLTWFAPFWGSFERLLVIKGPAWVDERLAAREAGALNGLQLRKLASWPLPGTHSESVLLEVRPRGT, translated from the coding sequence ATGACTGACGAACCCTCTTCCACGTTTCCGAACGACACTCTCGCCGCGGCGCTCGCGCGCCATTCCCTGGAGTTGCCTGCCGAACAAGCGGCGCAAGTCGATCGGTATTGCCGACTGGTGTGGGATTGGAACGAAAAGCTGAACCTGACGCGGCATACCGACTACGAAAAGTTCGTCGCGCGCGATCTCGTCGATACGCTCGAGTTTTCGAAGCTGCTGCAAGCCGGCGATCGCGTCCTCGACGTCGGCACCGGTGGTGGTGTGCCGGGCATCGTGCTGGCGATCATTCGGCCGGACGTGCATGTGACACTTTCCGAATCGATCGGTAAGAAGGCGCGGGCGGTCGAAGAGATAGTTCAGGTGCTTGCGTTACCAACCGTTGTCCACCACGGTCGGGCCGAAGAGTTGCTTGCGCGAGCGAAGTTTCAGGCGCTGTTGGTACGGGCCGTCGCACCGCTGGTGAAGCTGCTCACCTGGTTCGCGCCGTTCTGGGGTTCCTTCGAGCGGCTGCTGGTCATCAAAGGCCCGGCCTGGGTCGACGAGCGGCTTGCAGCTCGCGAGGCGGGTGCGCTCAACGGCCTGCAACTGCGCAAGCTGGCGTCTTGGCCTTTGCCGGGCACGCACTCGGAGAGCGTGCTGCTCGAGGTTCGGCCGCGCGGGACCTGA
- a CDS encoding SpoVG family protein produces the protein MEITEVRIKLMDEVAGERLHAFCSITLDDCFVIRDLKIIEGTNGPFVAMPSRKLTSHCPQCGYKNHLRAQYCNQCGLRLKEDRAIKDEDGRAKLYADIAHPINSRCREMIQEKVIRSYQEELRQAQLPGYVSSYDDFDEEYSRPPARNNTFHPREPRHEPHTRPKQVEHTKIEQARKEPVRVEPVRTEHVRVEQVRAEPARAEQAKVEPAVHEPRAPHKAPSQQHVNRPVVDEQNRDGFGAGIF, from the coding sequence GTGGAAATCACTGAAGTTCGCATCAAGCTCATGGATGAAGTGGCTGGCGAGCGACTGCACGCCTTTTGTTCGATCACGTTGGACGATTGCTTCGTGATCCGCGACTTGAAGATCATCGAGGGAACGAACGGTCCCTTCGTGGCGATGCCCAGCCGCAAGCTGACGTCGCATTGCCCGCAATGTGGTTACAAGAACCACCTGCGTGCGCAATACTGCAACCAATGCGGCCTGCGGCTGAAAGAAGATCGCGCGATCAAAGACGAGGACGGCCGGGCAAAGCTGTACGCCGATATCGCTCACCCGATCAATTCGCGCTGCCGCGAGATGATCCAGGAAAAAGTCATCCGGTCGTACCAAGAAGAGCTGCGGCAGGCCCAGCTTCCGGGCTATGTTTCGAGCTATGACGACTTCGACGAGGAGTACTCTCGTCCACCGGCGCGGAACAACACGTTCCATCCGCGCGAGCCACGGCACGAGCCGCACACCCGCCCGAAGCAGGTCGAACACACCAAGATCGAACAGGCTCGCAAAGAACCTGTCCGCGTGGAACCAGTCCGCACAGAGCATGTGCGCGTAGAGCAGGTCCGCGCAGAGCCGGCACGGGCCGAACAGGCCAAAGTCGAGCCGGCGGTCCACGAACCACGCGCGCCGCATAAGGCACCTTCACAGCAGCACGTCAACCGCCCGGTCGTCGATGAGCAGAATCGCGACGGCTTCGGCGCGGGGATTTTTTAA
- the ispE gene encoding 4-(cytidine 5'-diphospho)-2-C-methyl-D-erythritol kinase, with amino-acid sequence MHVHRTSPVVTVFAPAKLNLFLEVLGKRTDGFHEIETLMVPVSLCDTLAFQSGSDSAISCDCHWHYPRTAQGSTRPPAQLGDNNLAVRAARRLREAAGIAAGATMQLVKRVPMEAGLAGGSSDAAAALIAGNVAWNLNWPVERLAEVAAELGSDVPFFLSGRPAVCTGRGEHVTPQRDLAPLHFVIVQPPAGLSTAEVYRQCRPAAQPHTAQPLIDAWRAGRAAAVGQLIHNRLEAAADGISPWIARLREEFNKLDFLGHQMTGSGSAYFGICRHARHARRLAAALRSRGFAQVFAVAGPN; translated from the coding sequence ATGCACGTTCACCGGACTTCGCCGGTGGTCACGGTCTTTGCACCGGCGAAGCTCAATCTTTTTTTGGAGGTCTTGGGCAAGCGCACTGACGGTTTCCATGAGATTGAAACGCTCATGGTCCCGGTCAGTCTGTGTGACACCCTAGCCTTTCAGTCGGGCTCGGACAGCGCAATAAGTTGCGACTGTCACTGGCACTACCCGCGCACGGCGCAAGGTAGTACTCGCCCGCCCGCCCAACTGGGGGACAATAATTTGGCCGTGCGCGCCGCGCGACGCCTGCGCGAGGCAGCCGGCATCGCCGCCGGCGCGACCATGCAACTGGTCAAGCGCGTGCCAATGGAAGCTGGCCTGGCCGGCGGTTCGAGTGATGCGGCGGCGGCTTTGATCGCCGGCAATGTTGCCTGGAATTTGAACTGGCCGGTCGAGCGCCTGGCCGAGGTCGCGGCCGAATTGGGGAGCGACGTACCATTCTTCCTCTCCGGCCGACCGGCTGTCTGCACCGGACGCGGCGAACATGTAACACCGCAGCGGGATCTGGCTCCGCTGCATTTTGTGATTGTCCAGCCGCCAGCCGGACTTTCGACAGCCGAGGTCTATCGGCAATGTCGTCCGGCAGCGCAGCCCCATACGGCGCAACCGCTGATCGATGCCTGGCGCGCCGGACGCGCGGCCGCGGTGGGGCAACTGATTCACAACCGACTCGAGGCGGCCGCGGACGGCATCTCGCCGTGGATCGCGCGGCTGCGCGAAGAGTTCAACAAGCTCGACTTTTTGGGGCATCAAATGACAGGGAGCGGCAGCGCCTATTTCGGCATCTGCCGCCATGCAAGACACGCCCGGCGGTTGGCGGCCGCCCTGCGGAGCCGCGGGTTCGCGCAGGTATTTGCGGTCGCCGGGCCGAACTGA
- a CDS encoding sigma factor, with protein MNDLETIIRVHSDAVWGTAYRLLDNRDDALECYQETFLAALGLSRTGEVRHWRALLLRIATCKAVDRLRDRYRRDEISAGHLHLATLPATNDPPAVRVETTELIEQVRRALAQLPPQQAEDSGSGTLSN; from the coding sequence ATGAATGACCTGGAAACGATTATTCGAGTCCATTCGGACGCGGTGTGGGGCACCGCGTACCGATTGCTCGACAATCGAGACGACGCCCTGGAATGCTATCAAGAGACATTCCTGGCGGCGCTGGGGTTATCGCGCACCGGCGAAGTGCGACACTGGCGAGCGCTCCTGCTGCGAATCGCCACATGCAAGGCGGTTGACCGTTTACGGGACCGTTATCGAAGGGACGAAATCTCGGCGGGGCATCTCCACCTGGCAACACTGCCGGCCACAAACGATCCGCCCGCAGTTCGTGTCGAAACCACCGAGTTGATCGAGCAAGTGCGACGCGCGCTAGCTCAACTGCCACCTCAACAAGCCGAAGATTCTGGCTCCGGCACGTTGAGCAATTAA